AGGGGCGAGCGGCACCGCGTCGTGTGGGACAGCATAGCCCACGTAGGGCGGGTGCAGGAACTGGCCCTGGTGCGGCACGATTTGGGTGGCCTGCTGGCAGTTGAGCACCGAGAAGTTGGTGGGCATGTTGACGTAGACATTGTTCATGGTGCCCTCGGGGAGGCAGCAGTTGGTCTGTGAGCGGGTCGGAGGGGCGCGGGCCCCCGAATTGGcgctggagctggagctggcagcagtgctggactGGCGTGAGGATGAGCCGCGTGACGCGCCTGTGCTGGCGATCATGGGGATGGTCTCCATCAGGCGGGCGCCGGCGGGAGCGTGGCTCTGCTGAGGCTCCTGCTTGGGCCGCAGGCAGCGACAGCAGCAGGCGGCCACCAGTGAACCCACGATGATGAAGGCGACAAAGACGGAGCCGACAATGAGGAACGGCACGTAGATGGGCACTGCAACGGCAAGGAGAAGGTGGGCAATGGGATGTGAGCAGGACGGCCCCTTCACCCCACAGCCAAACCACCCCCAGGACACAGTCTGGTATTCAGGATGTGCATGTGGCAGTCAGAAGCAGAACCGCAGCCCAACGAGAGTCCTGGGAGCAACCATGGCATCTGAGTGGATTGGGTCTCCAGACCAGGAACACccagcaggagagcagagcacCCAGCCGTAGCAGTGCCCCAGGAATGAGgccaggagctggagcagcccCAAGGATGGCCATCACCGCTCCACACATCAGCCCCGGCTCTGCACAGGGACTGGGGCTCTACCACCACATGCAGTGGGATTTGAACGCAGGGCAGCAGCGGTGACAGACAGCCTTGTGAGGGACTAGGAGTAACGTGGGGATGCAGTCCCCCTCCAGCACTCCCCAAGGCTCTATATGAGTCTGGGTCTCAAATCACCACTAAAACCCACCCCatgagcagagctcagggccGGACCGGAGGGCGAACGAAGCCCTGCGCTGAGCTCGGCCGGTGACCCAAAGGCTCAAATCCTTCCCCATTTCTCCTGTAACTCCAACACTGCCGAACACGCCGGGCTCACACGGCACCGTGCTCCCGGCAGGTGCACGGCTCGCacttgctgctctgcacacaacTTCTCCGACATCGAACCTGCCCCGTTCACAACATCGCGGCAGCGAGGCTCAATGGCAGCGGGCGCGCTGCAGAACCCCCGGGGCGGCTTTAGAGCTGCGGTATAAGACTCCAACCGATCCCTGACGTTCCATGGTATGAAAAGCCGCCCGCAGCAGGGCTACAGGGGCTCGAGTTCCCCCCGTCGCCCCCCCGTGCGGTCCATTCGCTTTTCCTCTTCGTTTACAGccgggctgcagcagcaccggCACCGCAGGACGCGTGAAGCGCCGTCCATCCGCACGCTCCAAGTACCGGCGGACCGCCGAGCGGAGCCGAGCGGAGCTGAACGGAGCGTCCGCCCGAGGAAAGCGCGGCCCCGTCCCGTCCCCGCGAGCCGCCCCGTCCCTCACCTGCCGCCCCGTCGGTGCCGTCGCGGGGCCGGCCCTGCTCCCCGCCGCTCTGCCGCCGGTCGTTGTCGCAGCCGCCCTGGTCGAGCCGCGCCTCGGCGCTGGAGCAGCAGTACCGCAGCGCGCAGCTGCCGCAGCAGATGGTGGCGTCGCCGCCGTCGAAGCGCTCCGGGCACTGGAAGCCGTCCCGCCAGCCGCCCTGCCCGTCCATCCAGCCGTGGCAGTACTcgccgctccccgccgctcCCGCCggcagcagccagcccagcGCGGCCAGCAGCAGCGAGCAGCGCCCGCCC
The Coturnix japonica isolate 7356 chromosome 1, Coturnix japonica 2.1, whole genome shotgun sequence DNA segment above includes these coding regions:
- the SHISA2 gene encoding protein shisa-2 homolog yields the protein MWGGRCSLLLAALGWLLPAGAAGSGEYCHGWMDGQGGWRDGFQCPERFDGGDATICCGSCALRYCCSSAEARLDQGGCDNDRRQSGGEQGRPRDGTDGAAVPIYVPFLIVGSVFVAFIIVGSLVAACCCRCLRPKQEPQQSHAPAGARLMETIPMIASTGASRGSSSRQSSTAASSSSSANSGARAPPTRSQTNCCLPEGTMNNVYVNMPTNFSVLNCQQATQIVPHQGQFLHPPYVGYAVPHDAVPLAPVPQFLDGLQGGYRQIQSPYPHAGGEQKMYPAVTV